Genomic segment of Dehalogenimonas alkenigignens:
GAGTCAGATGAGATATTAGTATTGGTCGATGAAGCTCATCGTTCCCATTCCCGGTCTCTGCACAGAAATCTGCGCAAAGCTTTGCCCAATGCGGCGATTATCGGCTTTACTGGTACGCCAATCCTAAGCAAGGATAAAACGGAAACCCGGGCAATCTTCGGCGACTTCATCGATAAATATCTGCTTCAGGATGCCGAAATGGATGGCACTACAGTGCCGATCCTCTATGAAGGCCGAACGGCCGATGGACTCGTCAAGGACGCTTCTAACCTCGACCAACTCTTCGAGGATATGTTCCGCACCTATTCCGAGGGAGAACTGGCGGTTATCAAGGCGAAGTATTGTACTGCCGGCGATGTTCTGGAGGCTCCTTTACTGATCGAACAGAAGGCAGCGGACATGTTGCGGCATTATGTGAGCGTTGTCTTACCTGAAGGCTACAAAGCCCAAGTTGTTGCAACCAGCCGCCGCGCCGCCATCTCTTATCGCGAAAAACTTCTGGTTGCCCGAGACAAACTTGTCAGAAATATTGAGGCTCTGCCGGCCTCTATCCTCACTCTCCAAGACCATGAGATTCAGCAACTTGATCAGCAAACAAGATTCCTTGTTCGCGCTCATGTACTCCTTCCACGAATCAGGGCTTTGGATGTGGCTGTGGTTATCTCTGGAAATCACAACGATCCTGAACCATGGTGGGATTGGTCGAACAAAGAGAAACAGGATGAATACACGAAACGGTTCAAGCGGAAATTGGCTGTTGAAAGAACAGAGAAAACTGATCCGCTGGCGTTAATGGTTGTCAACAACATGCTCTTGACGGGATTTGACGCTCCAATCGAGCAGGTAATATATCTGGACCGCAAAGTCATAGCTCATGATCTCCTGCAAGCCATTGCCCGTGTCAACCGAACCCATGGGCATAAGAAATGCGGTTACGTCGTGGATTATATAGGCGTGGCGCGTCACTTAAACGATGCCTTGAAAGATTATGATAGAGAAGACACCAGTGGTGCGCTTATCGATATAAATGTGGAGCTGCCTAAGCTGATTGACCGCAGAAATCGGGCTGTCGCGGTTTTCATCGACCGGGGTATAACAGATCTTCAAACTGAGGTCGAGGTTTGTGTTGCTCTTTTGGAGGACCTGAAAGTTCGCGCCGGATTCATCAACAAGCTCCGTATGTTCTATGAGACGCTGAACATTTTAGAACACCGGCCCGAAGTGCCGAGCGGTGTATTCCGAGATGCGAAGCTTCTTGGCTTCATCAACAAGGTGGCGGCGAACCTCTACCGAGACTCTGCACTGAATCTTCAAGGTGTTGCCGAAAAGGTCAAGGCGTTAATAGATTCTTATATATTGGCCCGGGGTGTTGATCCCAAGATTCCGCCAACGACGATTACTGATACTGAGTTCGAAAGGGTTCTTCAAGCTCAAAGTGGGAGCCGTGCAAGAGCAGCGCAAATGCAGTATGCGGCGAGGTATCACATTATCGGATTCACTAATCAGAACCCGGCCTTTGCTCGCAAGATGAGCGAAAAGTTGGAGGAAATCCTGAAAAGGTTTAAGGACGACTGGGACGCCTTGGAAAGGGAATTAAGAAAGTTCATCGACGAACTGCGCCAAGGAGATCGTAACGATTTCCCTGGTCTTGATCCTTATATTCAAGTGCCCTTTGTTCGCCTGATCCTTGAAGCCTGTTCCGAAGGCCGAGATTTGGATGATGCACAAAAGAAAGCCGCTATCAACACAACCCTCGATATTGTCGAGAGAATTCGCCAAGAGGTTGTCAAGGTTGGGTTTTGGAAGAACTCAGACCGTCGTGAACTCCTCACAAAACAAATCGTGAGGGACCTCGATGCTTCCGGTGTGTGTCCTCTGGGGAAAGAGCGGGATATCGCGCAACGGCTCGTTGCTCTTGCTAAGGAAAACCACGAGAATTTGGTAAGAAAATGAGCGAAATGATTGTAGTCGATGACTTAAAGTTCGAGGTGAGACGGAGCCTACGCCGTAAGACACTTGGGTTAACCGTTGATCGAGGTGGTGAGCTCGTTGTTCACTCGCCGGAAACTGCGAGTAAAACGGAACTCCATAAATGGGTCAATAGAAAGTTGCTCTGGGTCCACGAGAAACTGCTTCGCAAAGAACTACATAGCCATAGG
This window contains:
- a CDS encoding type I restriction endonuclease subunit R, which translates into the protein MSKIYWETNLVERAFCEQLQKMGWEWTEGDVDVAELTERENFREVFLKNRLVEALRQVNLRDGQPWLDDARVEKAIRDLKQAPGHQLLEINQAATELLLKGTVAEGLPDWDNNRPQPIRYIDFETPEKNDFLVVNQFKVELTSGRGHVIPDAVLFVNGIPVVVAEFKSPGIENPIHEAINQILRYSNQRRELFPTLYTDSEGVEKLFYTNQLLIASDFFEARAATVGAPPEAYLEWSDTSPIPISAVTEDLGIGSTNGDLEEAKGELLSVGPEQTERVGTPLFFRRTEQRPEALGIGQGAALQSQQVLTAGMLRPAHLLDLIRNFTIFQQVDGKTRKIVAHYQQFRAIQKATLRLQEGRTRSQGAERDERGGIIWHTQGSGKSLSMVFLVRKMRTLDRLKRYKIVTVTDRTDLEGQLRETARLSGEAVRPTDKDRSTRESSTAMTQRILSESTPDIVFAMLQKYQDVDRQAKSDEKIAMTIVRKEKKPGKDEPVVEKEVTFEESIHFEEFPVLNESDEILVLVDEAHRSHSRSLHRNLRKALPNAAIIGFTGTPILSKDKTETRAIFGDFIDKYLLQDAEMDGTTVPILYEGRTADGLVKDASNLDQLFEDMFRTYSEGELAVIKAKYCTAGDVLEAPLLIEQKAADMLRHYVSVVLPEGYKAQVVATSRRAAISYREKLLVARDKLVRNIEALPASILTLQDHEIQQLDQQTRFLVRAHVLLPRIRALDVAVVISGNHNDPEPWWDWSNKEKQDEYTKRFKRKLAVERTEKTDPLALMVVNNMLLTGFDAPIEQVIYLDRKVIAHDLLQAIARVNRTHGHKKCGYVVDYIGVARHLNDALKDYDREDTSGALIDINVELPKLIDRRNRAVAVFIDRGITDLQTEVEVCVALLEDLKVRAGFINKLRMFYETLNILEHRPEVPSGVFRDAKLLGFINKVAANLYRDSALNLQGVAEKVKALIDSYILARGVDPKIPPTTITDTEFERVLQAQSGSRARAAQMQYAARYHIIGFTNQNPAFARKMSEKLEEILKRFKDDWDALERELRKFIDELRQGDRNDFPGLDPYIQVPFVRLILEACSEGRDLDDAQKKAAINTTLDIVERIRQEVVKVGFWKNSDRRELLTKQIVRDLDASGVCPLGKERDIAQRLVALAKENHENLVRK